A window of Lentibacillus sp. Marseille-P4043 contains these coding sequences:
- the gpsB gene encoding cell division regulator GpsB, translating into MNGTNIQLSGKDILEKNFKTAMRGYNQEEVDEFLDSIIQDYEAFQQEIEKLQQENERLRKQTDQSRTRSQAPNHQVNYDILKRLSNLEKTVFGKKYADS; encoded by the coding sequence ATGAACGGAACGAACATCCAACTCAGTGGAAAAGACATCCTTGAAAAAAACTTTAAAACTGCCATGCGCGGATATAACCAAGAAGAAGTAGATGAATTTTTAGACTCGATCATACAGGATTATGAAGCATTCCAACAAGAAATTGAAAAACTACAACAAGAAAATGAACGCTTACGAAAACAAACAGATCAATCAAGAACCCGATCTCAAGCACCAAATCATCAAGTGAATTATGATATTCTCAAACGTTTATCCAACTTAGAAAAAACTGTTTTTGGCAAAAAATATGCTGATTCCTAA
- a CDS encoding DUF1798 family protein — translation MELTEQTKELKHHLNQLTERYEHNDPPEDKRDKQFFLTVKETTEPIYQLLANWEEAALKSVKKREVNVHPQQVTSTRENMELLLMHSFYIDVKRKRYMELNKSVHYVFDQLIRELQK, via the coding sequence ATGGAATTAACAGAGCAAACAAAGGAATTAAAACATCATTTAAATCAATTAACAGAGAGATATGAACATAACGACCCTCCTGAAGATAAACGGGATAAACAATTTTTTTTAACTGTGAAGGAAACAACAGAACCTATTTATCAGCTTTTAGCAAATTGGGAAGAAGCAGCACTAAAATCTGTAAAAAAACGAGAAGTAAATGTTCATCCACAACAAGTTACATCGACACGAGAAAACATGGAATTGCTGTTAATGCACAGCTTCTATATCGATGTAAAACGTAAACGGTACATGGAATTAAATAAATCAGTTCATTACGTTTTTGATCAGTTAATACGAGAATTACAAAAATAA
- the recU gene encoding Holliday junction resolvase RecU: MNYPNGRKHTIPQNNRNQAKNSFSNRGMTLEEDINETNTCYLEMNKAVIHKKPTPVQIVKVHYPRRSAAVITEGYFKQASTTDYNGLYRGRYIDFEAKETKNKTLFPLANIHDHQIKHMQSIVEHDGICFMLIRFATFNETYYMPAEKIFPYWQNKLNGGRKSIPYQTIKQDGYQIPFHFQKRVDYLQVIDQLYF, translated from the coding sequence ATGAACTATCCGAATGGAAGAAAGCATACAATCCCGCAAAATAATAGAAATCAAGCGAAAAACAGCTTTAGTAATCGGGGGATGACATTAGAAGAAGATATTAATGAAACAAACACGTGTTATTTAGAAATGAATAAAGCAGTGATCCATAAGAAACCAACACCTGTACAAATAGTAAAGGTTCACTATCCTAGAAGGAGTGCTGCTGTTATTACTGAAGGGTATTTTAAACAAGCCTCAACAACGGATTACAATGGATTATATCGTGGAAGATATATTGATTTTGAAGCAAAGGAAACAAAAAATAAAACACTGTTTCCATTAGCTAATATCCACGATCATCAGATAAAACATATGCAATCCATTGTGGAACATGATGGGATTTGCTTTATGTTAATTCGATTCGCCACATTTAATGAAACTTATTATATGCCTGCTGAAAAGATTTTTCCATATTGGCAAAACAAACTAAATGGTGGTCGTAAATCGATTCCCTATCAAACAATTAAACAAGATGGATACCAGATCCCCTTTCATTTTCAAAAGAGAGTGGATTATTTGCAGGTAATTGATCAGCTTTATTTTTAG
- a CDS encoding cytidine deaminase, producing MNKESLINEAKKIREKAYVPYSEFPVGAALTTKSGKVYTGCNIENAAFPVTCCAERVAIFKAIADGEREFSEMAVVADTERPVPPCGSCRQVMSEFFKPTMTVHLTNLHNNTKTVSVEELLPFSFQPDDLHNKE from the coding sequence ATGAATAAAGAAAGTTTAATCAATGAGGCAAAGAAAATAAGGGAAAAAGCCTATGTGCCATATTCAGAATTTCCGGTTGGGGCAGCCTTAACGACCAAGTCTGGGAAAGTATATACAGGTTGTAATATCGAGAATGCGGCATTTCCAGTTACCTGCTGTGCAGAACGAGTGGCTATTTTCAAAGCTATTGCGGATGGGGAAAGGGAATTTAGCGAAATGGCAGTTGTCGCAGATACAGAAAGACCCGTACCACCATGCGGATCCTGCCGTCAAGTAATGAGCGAGTTTTTCAAACCAACAATGACGGTTCATTTAACAAATCTACATAACAACACAAAAACGGTTTCGGTGGAAGAATTATTACCGTTTTCCTTTCAACCAGATGACCTGCATAACAAAGAATAA
- a CDS encoding DnaD domain-containing protein, with the protein MRKSIQIQQILLNQLQVPTRLLTNYKSLGLDEKDVMLLLQIYRFIFDENEFPTPAELTSFLTIDEQECSTILRKLIQKGFLAIEQTKNEQNQWSELYSLDPLWEKIFSTVKPETEQEDGSIFILFEQEFGRPLSPFEIETINVWLDEDELAPSLIKAALRESVLMGKLNFKYIDRILRDWKKKGIKTVEQAREATKSFHNKQTSKPTAPTKKRDTSFYYNWLEGED; encoded by the coding sequence TTGCGTAAATCAATCCAAATCCAACAAATATTACTAAACCAGTTGCAAGTGCCAACGAGGTTGTTAACAAATTATAAATCGCTCGGACTAGACGAAAAGGACGTTATGCTGTTATTACAAATATATCGATTTATTTTTGATGAAAATGAATTTCCAACACCGGCCGAACTGACATCATTTCTAACGATAGACGAACAAGAATGTTCAACTATATTGCGCAAGCTGATTCAAAAGGGATTTTTGGCAATTGAGCAAACAAAAAATGAACAAAATCAATGGAGTGAACTATACTCCTTAGACCCGCTTTGGGAAAAAATATTTTCGACCGTCAAGCCGGAAACAGAACAGGAAGATGGCTCCATTTTTATTCTATTTGAGCAAGAATTCGGCAGGCCATTGTCACCATTTGAAATCGAAACCATCAATGTATGGTTAGATGAAGACGAATTAGCACCGTCATTAATTAAAGCAGCATTAAGGGAATCGGTTTTAATGGGAAAACTTAATTTTAAATATATCGATCGAATTCTCCGAGATTGGAAGAAGAAAGGGATAAAAACAGTCGAACAAGCAAGAGAGGCAACCAAATCATTTCATAATAAACAAACGAGTAAACCAACAGCACCAACCAAAAAGAGGGATACATCGTTTTACTATAACTGGCTAGAAGGGGAGGATTAA
- a CDS encoding DUF2515 family protein: MLGSQDYLHYIIKKTKEHNLDNITRTKAYQNFYLRFPEIKWAFVASLVSRNAGWNMTDLYLPPFKKLLSHKKRQQLFMTYERANWLIFSDAYPQLLVYKLSRKLNMPLFDLLTGLRVSTFMVHEWYQFWQHHDQNRLMTALIINEQNVIQRPVMKQAYFKYQVFSRLPYLIQDFLFMNAVILPTRSPNLYGAFVHDFTNVTNRITLGKHLAAIIYDPTIYQNLLDFATTMEHTGSRRDYERFLQLHLPRSPLLRVVYPTISHQDIIRKDWYKLGGIKSKWFQDVQNHSIHSNVGASFYKKRHLLYASYHIKKMFS; this comes from the coding sequence ATGCTAGGAAGCCAAGATTATCTCCATTATATAATAAAGAAGACAAAAGAACATAATCTCGATAACATTACCCGTACGAAAGCATATCAAAACTTTTATCTTCGCTTTCCGGAAATCAAATGGGCCTTTGTTGCAAGTTTAGTTTCCAGAAATGCTGGATGGAACATGACAGATCTTTATTTACCGCCATTCAAAAAACTTCTTAGTCATAAAAAGCGTCAACAGTTATTCATGACATACGAACGGGCAAATTGGCTGATTTTCTCCGACGCTTATCCACAATTATTAGTATATAAGTTATCGAGAAAATTGAATATGCCTTTGTTTGATTTATTAACAGGGTTACGAGTTTCAACATTCATGGTTCACGAATGGTATCAATTTTGGCAGCATCATGACCAGAACAGGTTAATGACTGCTTTGATCATTAATGAGCAAAATGTGATTCAACGTCCAGTCATGAAACAGGCTTATTTCAAGTATCAGGTATTTTCCAGACTTCCATACCTAATACAAGATTTTTTATTCATGAATGCAGTAATTTTGCCTACACGATCACCTAATTTATATGGTGCTTTTGTACATGACTTCACGAATGTAACGAACAGGATAACATTAGGAAAACATCTTGCTGCAATTATATACGATCCAACCATTTATCAAAACCTGCTTGATTTCGCCACTACAATGGAGCACACCGGTTCTCGACGTGATTATGAGCGATTCTTACAGTTACATTTGCCTAGAAGTCCACTTTTACGTGTCGTTTACCCTACAATATCCCATCAAGATATTATTCGTAAAGACTGGTACAAATTAGGGGGGATAAAGTCTAAATGGTTTCAAGATGTACAAAACCATTCAATTCATTCGAACGTTGGTGCTTCTTTTTACAAAAAAAGGCATTTGCTTTATGCGTCTTATCACATTAAGAAAATGTTCTCGTAA
- a CDS encoding PBP1A family penicillin-binding protein, producing the protein MAENGQSRMARRKQKKTKKKPLWKRIFLYTGIIILALAIGVGALFTYYIATAPDIDASKLTDPFSSKIYDKDGELFADLGAEQRTKISYDDLPQVLIDAVVATEDSRFFEHHGIDPKRIGGAIIANITDGFGSQGASTITQQVVEQAFLKHDKKISLKVQEMWLALQLEQDYSKEEILEMYLNKVYYGSGAYGVAKAAQIYYGKTDLNDLTLPEAAILAGLPQRPTGYDPYNHPELTKERMDTVLDLMVMHGKITEKEADEARKVDIPSLLTDTHPDTSPYEGFLQKVKKEVKQKLDGADIYTDGLKIYTTLDTDMQDHVEFLFSDSDDNPIPYPDKVEDTKGNMVDMQAGMVVLDTKNGAIRAIGGARGGLENGGYNYAIQGGRQAGSTMKPIAAYGPAIEYEKWSTYHQLNDDKPFEIAGTNKKAGNWNGKYQGWMSMRYALAQSLNVPALKTTDEIGTGKAQEFAEGLGIDFGDKNMTILDTIGGASLEVTPLELAGAYRAFGNEGISNEPYAVTKVEFPDGKTVELKPKPEPVMSDYTAYMITDMLKSVMTEGTGTLANIPSLPVAGKTGTTNLEDKDGSPDSWFSGYSTNYTISIWTGYNDQKVVLPDTKIPHALFKNTMSYISDGIETADFTKPSSVVELGVEKGSNPARLPSDYTPESEIVSELFVKGNEPSKTSEKYDKLDPVNDLTATFNEDENTIDVEWDYDEDQDVSFQVSAGIDGGQMQELSTTDDTDMEITSVEPGAEYTIQVVVVSNDDEANTSEAKSTKVTTDGEAEEDEDEAENDGEMEPVNGLNATYKNNTIDVSWKYNGPAATFEVTVTPSGGAPQQQTVNSNGLKIDNAQPGITYTIAVTPIGKNGETSGIRGESQSTTIQIPGEDEETGGPGEDHGNGHGNGHGNDQEDDEDQDNDE; encoded by the coding sequence ATGGCAGAAAACGGCCAATCTCGCATGGCAAGAAGAAAGCAAAAGAAAACGAAAAAGAAACCGTTATGGAAAAGGATTTTTCTCTATACTGGAATCATAATTTTGGCTTTAGCAATTGGTGTCGGAGCATTGTTCACCTATTATATCGCTACTGCGCCTGATATTGATGCATCCAAACTAACAGATCCATTTTCATCAAAAATTTATGATAAAGATGGGGAATTGTTTGCTGATTTGGGAGCAGAACAGCGAACGAAAATTAGTTATGATGACTTACCGCAAGTTTTAATTGATGCGGTTGTTGCAACAGAGGACTCGCGTTTCTTTGAACACCATGGGATAGACCCTAAGCGAATTGGTGGTGCAATTATCGCTAATATTACGGATGGTTTTGGTTCTCAGGGTGCAAGTACCATAACACAACAGGTGGTAGAACAAGCCTTCCTGAAACATGATAAAAAAATAAGTCTCAAAGTACAAGAAATGTGGTTAGCACTGCAATTAGAGCAAGATTATTCAAAAGAAGAAATACTCGAGATGTATTTGAATAAAGTTTATTATGGTAGTGGCGCCTATGGGGTGGCTAAAGCCGCACAAATTTATTATGGTAAGACAGACTTGAACGATTTAACATTACCTGAGGCTGCCATTTTAGCCGGTTTACCGCAACGTCCGACTGGTTATGACCCGTATAATCATCCTGAATTAACGAAGGAACGGATGGATACGGTCCTCGATTTAATGGTCATGCACGGTAAAATAACGGAGAAAGAAGCGGATGAAGCAAGGAAAGTTGATATTCCATCATTATTAACAGATACACATCCTGATACATCACCGTATGAAGGATTTTTACAAAAAGTTAAAAAAGAAGTAAAACAAAAACTTGATGGTGCAGATATTTATACAGATGGGCTAAAAATATATACAACGTTGGACACAGACATGCAAGACCATGTTGAGTTCCTATTTTCGGATAGTGATGATAATCCAATTCCGTATCCAGATAAAGTAGAAGACACGAAAGGTAATATGGTCGATATGCAAGCTGGAATGGTTGTATTAGATACGAAAAATGGGGCAATACGTGCAATTGGCGGTGCTCGTGGAGGACTTGAAAACGGTGGCTACAACTATGCCATTCAGGGTGGCCGTCAAGCCGGGTCTACTATGAAACCGATCGCTGCTTATGGTCCTGCCATTGAATATGAAAAATGGTCAACATATCATCAACTAAACGATGATAAACCTTTTGAAATTGCGGGTACCAATAAAAAAGCAGGCAACTGGAACGGCAAATATCAAGGCTGGATGTCAATGCGTTATGCATTAGCTCAATCATTGAATGTTCCAGCACTAAAAACAACTGATGAAATCGGCACAGGAAAAGCACAGGAATTTGCTGAAGGTTTAGGAATAGATTTTGGTGATAAAAATATGACCATTTTGGATACCATTGGTGGAGCTTCATTAGAAGTTACCCCACTTGAGCTTGCAGGTGCATACCGGGCATTTGGTAATGAAGGGATATCGAATGAACCATACGCTGTTACTAAAGTAGAATTCCCTGATGGTAAAACGGTTGAATTAAAACCAAAACCAGAGCCTGTTATGTCAGACTATACGGCATATATGATAACTGATATGCTCAAATCAGTTATGACGGAGGGTACAGGAACGTTAGCCAACATTCCTAGTCTTCCAGTAGCTGGGAAAACAGGAACAACAAACCTTGAAGATAAAGACGGTAGTCCTGATTCATGGTTTAGTGGTTATTCAACTAATTACACTATCTCCATCTGGACTGGATATAATGATCAAAAAGTGGTTTTACCTGATACCAAAATTCCACACGCATTGTTTAAAAATACAATGTCTTATATTTCTGATGGTATTGAAACAGCTGATTTCACAAAACCAAGCTCGGTTGTGGAGCTCGGTGTAGAAAAAGGATCGAATCCTGCACGGTTACCAAGTGACTATACACCAGAATCGGAAATTGTTTCGGAGTTATTTGTAAAAGGAAATGAACCATCAAAAACGTCGGAGAAATACGATAAACTTGATCCTGTCAACGATTTAACAGCAACTTTTAACGAAGATGAAAATACAATTGATGTGGAATGGGATTATGATGAAGATCAAGACGTTTCCTTCCAAGTAAGTGCAGGTATTGACGGCGGACAGATGCAAGAACTATCAACAACAGATGATACAGACATGGAAATCACAAGTGTTGAACCGGGTGCTGAATATACGATCCAAGTCGTGGTTGTTAGTAATGATGATGAGGCAAATACGAGTGAGGCAAAATCAACAAAAGTGACAACCGATGGAGAAGCTGAAGAAGATGAGGACGAAGCTGAAAATGATGGCGAGATGGAACCCGTTAATGGATTAAATGCTACCTATAAAAATAATACCATTGATGTTTCATGGAAATATAATGGTCCTGCGGCAACGTTTGAGGTGACCGTTACACCAAGTGGTGGCGCACCTCAACAACAAACAGTTAATTCAAATGGCCTTAAAATTGACAATGCTCAGCCAGGTATTACCTATACGATTGCTGTTACACCAATAGGTAAAAATGGAGAAACAAGCGGTATTCGAGGTGAATCACAGAGTACTACCATTCAAATACCTGGTGAAGATGAAGAAACTGGTGGTCCAGGAGAAGATCATGGGAATGGACATGGAAACGGCCACGGGAATGACCAAGAAGATGACGAAGACCAAGACAACGACGAATAA
- the nth gene encoding endonuclease III, whose protein sequence is MLTKKQVQFCLDRMREMFPHAECELNHANPFELVIAVLLSAQCTDVLVNKVTKELFKKYQTPEDYLAVTLEELQQDIRSIGLYRNKAKNIRKLCQMLIDEYGGEVPETKEELMKLAGVGRKTANVVASVAFHEPAIAVDTHVERVAKRLGFCRWKGSVLEVEQTLMKKVPKNEWSETHHRMIFFGRYHCKAKNPNCPECPLLEVCREGQKRMKKRNAI, encoded by the coding sequence GTGCTAACTAAAAAACAGGTCCAGTTTTGTCTGGATCGCATGCGTGAAATGTTCCCACATGCCGAATGCGAACTGAATCATGCCAATCCATTTGAATTAGTCATTGCTGTACTTTTATCTGCTCAATGTACCGATGTGTTGGTCAATAAGGTGACAAAAGAATTGTTTAAAAAATATCAAACACCTGAAGATTATTTAGCTGTCACTTTAGAGGAATTACAACAGGACATCCGATCAATTGGACTTTATCGGAACAAGGCAAAAAATATTCGCAAACTTTGCCAAATGTTGATTGATGAATATGGTGGGGAAGTTCCGGAAACAAAGGAGGAACTCATGAAATTGGCAGGTGTTGGACGAAAAACTGCTAATGTTGTCGCTTCGGTTGCTTTTCATGAACCTGCGATTGCAGTTGACACACACGTCGAACGGGTTGCTAAACGACTAGGCTTTTGCCGATGGAAGGGTTCCGTATTAGAAGTAGAACAAACATTAATGAAAAAAGTTCCCAAAAATGAGTGGAGTGAAACACACCACCGGATGATCTTCTTTGGTAGATACCATTGCAAGGCTAAAAATCCAAATTGCCCTGAATGTCCTCTGTTAGAAGTTTGCAGGGAAGGTCAGAAACGAATGAAGAAACGAAATGCTATTTAA